Sequence from the Deltaproteobacteria bacterium genome:
CTTTATGCCTTTTCCAAAGAAAATTGGCGCCGCCCGCATAAAGAGGTAAATGAGCTGATGCGGCTCTTGCAAAGATATATGCTGGATGAGAGAGAGGAGCTTTTAAAGAAAAATATTCGTCTTAACGCCATTGGAGACTTAGAAGACCTCCCCACCCCTATCCTCCAGGCCCTCTTGGAAACGGTGGAAAGGACCCGTCACAAAGATGGCCTAACCCTCAATCTCGCCCTCAGCTATGGGGGGCGTTCAGAGATCGTTACCGGGGTCAAGAGGGTCGTTGAGGAGGTGGAAGAGGGAAAAATCAGCAAGGATGATATCACCCCGGAGACCTTCTCCAGATATCTCTTCACCAGGGACCTCACAGACCCGGATCTGTTGGTCCGCACCAGCGGGGAGTTGCGCATCAGCAACTTCCTCCTCTGGCAGATCGCCTATACAGAGCTCTACTTCACCAAGACCCTGTGGCCTGACTTCGGTAAGGAGGAGCTGATCCAGGCTTTGCTTGACTACCAGACAAGGGAGAGGCGTTTTGGTCTCACCACCTCTCAAATCCGGGAGGATTTTCCGCCTTGGTGAAATGAGGACTTATCAGCCCGATGGATTGGGAGCTTTGATGATGAAGAGGGTGTTCTCGGCATTGATTATAATTCCA
This genomic interval carries:
- a CDS encoding isoprenyl transferase; protein product: MTVQGRKMERLDPGKLPRHIAIIMDGNGRWAQKKHLSRIKGHQKGLEAVKEVVEACGELGIKILTLYAFSKENWRRPHKEVNELMRLLQRYMLDEREELLKKNIRLNAIGDLEDLPTPILQALLETVERTRHKDGLTLNLALSYGGRSEIVTGVKRVVEEVEEGKISKDDITPETFSRYLFTRDLTDPDLLVRTSGELRISNFLLWQIAYTELYFTKTLWPDFGKEELIQALLDYQTRERRFGLTTSQIREDFPPW